The genomic region CGCAGCTGTCCGCAGCCGCCGCAAGCACAACAGCGACGCCGCCCTCGTGCGAAAGGGCAAGGCCGACAAGATGCTCAAGGCCCGCTTTGCCGACGCCCGCGAAGCCCTTAAGAAGGGTGACGCCAAGGCACTCTACGCCGCCCTCGAAAACGGACTCATCAACTACCTGAGCGACAAGACGAACCTGGAATTCAAAGGCATGACCCGCCCGCAAATGAAGGAAGAACTCGCAAAGTTCGGCGTGAAAGACGAAACGATTGCGGCCATCGACAGTTGGCTCGAAAAGTGCGCGTTCGCACGGTACGCACCGGTGAACCCCACCAAGGACGAACAGGAACAAATGTTGAAGGATGTCGAGAAACTTTGCGGAGGTTTGAAATGAAAAAATTTTCGCTTATCTTGATGGCTTTGATCGTCGCATGCGCCACGATGAGTTTTGCAGCCGAACATTGCAACGGGATCGATGCGGGCGCCAAGGCCTACAACGAAGGAGACTTCGACCGCGCCGTCGACGAATGGCGCACCTGCGCAGACAACGGCATCGAGAACGCCGACCTCTACTACAACCTGGGCAACGCCTACTTCAGGGGCGGCAAGCTCGGCTTCGCCATCTACTATTACAAGTCGGCACTCCGCCTCGACCCAAGCAACGACGATATCCTGCACAACCTCAAGTACGCACAGGCCATGACCCGCGACAAGGTGGAAGAAGACGGCGAAGAAAACCCGCTTCTCGCAGGCCTTTTCAAGGCGCACCATGCGCTTTCCCTAAAGGCGCAGATGTGGACGCTCCTCGGAATCTTCTGGGTAATCGCGTTACTGGCCATCGCTAGACGCATCAGCCGCAGCGGACGCACCAAGAACGCACTGATTGGTAGCATGTTCGCGCTCTCCAGCATTTTCTGCATCATCGCGATGAGTGCCGGCTACAAGGTCTTTGTCGCCGAAACCGAAATTACGGGAGTCGTCACCGCCAAGGACGCCGACGTAACGAGCGCCCCAAGCGACAGGTCCCAGACGCTCAACACGCTTTCCGAAGGCACCTCTTTCGAAGTGCTTAGCGAACAGGGCAACTTCGCCGAAATCCGCCTGGGCGAAAAAGTCCGCGGATTCGTGAAACTTTCCGACGTGGGCGTCGTAAAATAGCTATATAAGAATAAGAAGGAGATTCCCGCCGGAGCATGCCGAATGGGCGGGAATGACAGAAACAAGAATTTCGGAACATGGAAAACTTCGACGATTTTTTCACCGAGACCTTCGAGACCGCCACCTTGGCCAACAACCTGGTGACGCTCAGGGGCCTGCGCGAAACGGCCACGGGGCCGTCGTCGCCGGAATCCATCTTGCAGGCAATCGAGGAATCGCGCGAACACCTCACGGAGCACCTTCCCTGGATACGGGACACCGACATTTTCGACATCAAGAAGCGAATCCGTTCGTGGATCCTGAACGAAAAATTTAGGCAGGGCGGCTGCTGGCTTATCTACAAGAACCCCGACGGGGAGATTTCGACAGATTCCACGACTCCCGTTGCCGGCGCCATCATGATGGACGTGAACATCCGTAACCATTCCGCGACACTAAGCTACTGGTTACGCAAGGGCTACACGGGTCAGGGGATCATGACCGAGGCGGTCAAGCTCATTTCGGCCTTTTCCTTTGCAACGCTCAAGCTCAACCGTCTGGAAATCCTGGTTTCCGTAGACAACCCCAAAAGTGCGGCCGTCGCCAAGCGTTGCGGCTTTACCGAAGAGGGCATAAATCGCGATTTCGAGCTCATAAACGGCAAATTCGTAGACCACAGGCGTTTTTCGCTCCTCGCCCGGGATGTTTACAGTTGTTTACCCGAGTAAACGAGAATCATCAACTTTTTTTGCTTTTTTAGGCTCAAGACTTCTATTTTTATGTTATGGAAATCGAAGAAAAGCAAAAACTCGTAGAACCGGATATCCTGCAGTACACAAACTACAGGGTTTTCCTGCGCGACTACTACGAATACAAGAAGAAGACGACCAGCGCCTTCAGTTTGCGCTTCTTTGCCGAAAAGGCAGGCCTTTCCAGCCACGCCCACCTAAAACTCGCTATCGACGGCAAGCGCAACATTACCAAGAACACGGTCACTAAGCTTATTCACGGCCTGGGACTTGAAAACCAGCGCGCCGCCTATTTCGAAAGCCTCGTATTCTTCAACCAGGCGCAGACCGACGCCGACAAGCAAATCTACTACGCCCAGCTCATCAAGGCAAGCCCAAGGTCCA from uncultured Fibrobacter sp. harbors:
- a CDS encoding tetratricopeptide repeat protein, whose protein sequence is MKKFSLILMALIVACATMSFAAEHCNGIDAGAKAYNEGDFDRAVDEWRTCADNGIENADLYYNLGNAYFRGGKLGFAIYYYKSALRLDPSNDDILHNLKYAQAMTRDKVEEDGEENPLLAGLFKAHHALSLKAQMWTLLGIFWVIALLAIARRISRSGRTKNALIGSMFALSSIFCIIAMSAGYKVFVAETEITGVVTAKDADVTSAPSDRSQTLNTLSEGTSFEVLSEQGNFAEIRLGEKVRGFVKLSDVGVVK
- a CDS encoding GNAT family protein, producing MENFDDFFTETFETATLANNLVTLRGLRETATGPSSPESILQAIEESREHLTEHLPWIRDTDIFDIKKRIRSWILNEKFRQGGCWLIYKNPDGEISTDSTTPVAGAIMMDVNIRNHSATLSYWLRKGYTGQGIMTEAVKLISAFSFATLKLNRLEILVSVDNPKSAAVAKRCGFTEEGINRDFELINGKFVDHRRFSLLARDVYSCLPE